A part of Candidatus Methylacidiphilales bacterium genomic DNA contains:
- a CDS encoding ABC transporter substrate-binding protein encodes MKNKIITSLVLLTTMSLMMACGKKNDENTLGKGEGQVDIVAWPGYIERGETDKSYDWVTAFETATSCKVNVKTAGTSDEMVALMNQGGFDLVTASGDASLRLISGGKVRSINTALIPSWNKVLPQLQNGPWHTVDGKHYGTPYQLGINVLMYNTKVFKEAPTSWSVVFEEQKLPDGKSNKNRVQAYDGAIYIADAALYLMSAKPELGIKDPYELTEEQYSAVIELLKNQRKIVPKYWHDATVQTEDFKKEGIVASGSWPFQVNLLVAAKAPVSSTIPKEGATGWADTTMMHANAQHPNCAYLWMEHSLNVKVQGDISAWFGSLPVREDACMNNALLGQEGCKTNGWDHLSSIKFWKTPTTTCPTQGNKCVPYDRWAKDFIAIMSGT; translated from the coding sequence ATGAAAAATAAAATTATTACATCACTTGTATTACTAACCACTATGTCACTAATGATGGCTTGTGGTAAAAAAAATGACGAAAACACACTCGGTAAAGGAGAGGGTCAGGTTGATATTGTTGCTTGGCCAGGTTACATTGAGCGAGGTGAGACAGACAAATCCTATGATTGGGTAACTGCATTTGAAACCGCTACTTCTTGCAAAGTTAATGTTAAAACTGCAGGGACATCTGATGAAATGGTGGCTTTAATGAATCAAGGAGGATTTGATTTAGTAACAGCTTCTGGAGATGCTTCCTTACGATTGATTTCTGGTGGAAAAGTAAGGTCAATCAACACTGCTCTAATTCCTAGCTGGAACAAAGTTCTTCCTCAGCTACAAAATGGGCCATGGCACACGGTAGATGGGAAACATTACGGAACTCCTTATCAGTTGGGCATAAATGTGCTAATGTACAACACCAAAGTATTTAAAGAAGCCCCAACTTCTTGGTCAGTAGTTTTTGAAGAGCAAAAACTTCCAGATGGTAAATCTAACAAGAACAGAGTGCAGGCCTATGATGGTGCGATTTACATTGCTGATGCTGCTTTATATTTAATGTCTGCAAAGCCAGAATTAGGTATCAAGGACCCATATGAACTCACCGAAGAACAATACTCAGCCGTTATTGAATTGCTGAAAAATCAAAGGAAAATTGTTCCAAAATATTGGCATGATGCAACAGTACAAACAGAAGATTTTAAAAAAGAAGGAATTGTTGCGTCAGGATCTTGGCCATTTCAGGTCAATTTATTAGTAGCAGCCAAAGCTCCGGTTTCGAGCACTATCCCAAAAGAAGGTGCAACGGGTTGGGCTGATACCACCATGATGCATGCAAATGCACAACATCCCAATTGCGCATATCTTTGGATGGAACATTCTTTAAATGTTAAAGTTCAAGGAGATATTTCAGCATGGTTTGGTTCTCTCCCAGTAAGAGAAGACGCATGTATGAATAATGCACTGCTAGGTCAAGAAGGTTGTAAAACAAATGGTTGGGATCATTTATCTAGTATTAAATTCTGGAAAACACCAACCACAACTTGTCCTACCCAAGGTAACAAGTGTGTCCCTTATGATCGATGGGCGAAAGACTTTATCGCAATCATGAGTGGTACATAA
- a CDS encoding ankyrin repeat domain-containing protein, with the protein MTRKLLMALLLWCGFCAVPLSYAQIKSELRSDIFWKSATTASLALKLSEVKDKEELNSLDENGWTVFHYSAAFATNPELLDQLENAGCDISIRTSKLSLTSLHVASQYNSNPQIIKKIIKLGISVNSLAEDNWTPLHVATRFVPSIEIVNALIQEGANIDARTQKWGMSPIMIGLRLRPDYQTTKLLLKKQASINLRDATGQTVLHIAARFVDDYKTAELLINAAFDMNLRDQDNNTPLHIAAQFAKDPRIIELLLARGASSGYRNKEDLNPFMIAVSLNPNHKIAEAFFRSGMDINSVINQTSQWTVLDYAVANNPSELLVKYLLDRGANFRHVDANGYTPLLLAAQKTSNPKVLEVLLRHAKDQKLTTDDGFDWQCLAIATNYNSATLQWVIQQLNKKTAICQSPYSILQHAVKSNINSDALTFLLLQGFSIQEKDPLKRNLLHIASANNSSKEVIESLVKLGLDLHAKDIDGNTPLALAASSNFNLNVIISLLQAGANPQIDNNKLYRPIQLACQSNNLYALTALVKSGDDVKIVTKKEKWNLAHILSNSSSDTSLFKVLKEVGVDFDEKDIIGNTPLHLVAMNSRDIQIAKFLIQSGVQIEATNSVGYTPLHTAARYGPNSSVLEYLISIGVKQNKKESESLATPLLLAARYNSNPVMVLVLSRDKNMKAINDADGNSALHLSARYNPSLEVLNALLESEFSVDQENNQGWTPLEYASLYSSSIVMIETMLQKSKNLKKLSPNGKTLLELLKNNSRIPLNLESLEKYLK; encoded by the coding sequence ATGACAAGAAAATTATTAATGGCTCTCTTACTATGGTGTGGATTTTGTGCCGTGCCTTTAAGTTACGCTCAAATAAAATCAGAGTTACGCTCAGACATTTTCTGGAAATCAGCAACAACAGCTTCTCTGGCGCTTAAACTTTCAGAAGTGAAGGATAAAGAAGAGCTTAATTCGTTAGATGAAAATGGCTGGACAGTATTTCATTATTCGGCGGCGTTCGCTACAAACCCTGAACTTTTAGATCAATTAGAAAATGCCGGTTGTGATATTTCGATTAGAACCAGCAAACTTTCCCTTACCTCACTCCATGTAGCATCTCAATACAATTCAAATCCACAGATAATAAAGAAAATTATTAAACTAGGAATCTCAGTAAACAGTCTTGCTGAAGATAATTGGACACCGCTCCATGTCGCAACTAGGTTTGTGCCGAGTATTGAAATAGTAAACGCACTTATCCAAGAAGGCGCAAACATTGACGCAAGAACACAAAAATGGGGAATGAGCCCAATTATGATTGGTTTGCGATTGCGTCCCGATTATCAAACTACAAAATTATTACTTAAAAAACAAGCGAGTATAAATTTACGTGATGCAACCGGGCAAACCGTTCTTCATATTGCCGCTCGTTTTGTAGATGATTATAAAACTGCAGAATTGTTAATTAACGCAGCTTTTGATATGAATCTGAGGGATCAAGATAATAATACCCCCCTTCATATTGCCGCACAGTTTGCTAAAGACCCTCGCATCATAGAGTTATTGTTAGCGCGTGGTGCAAGTTCTGGCTACAGAAATAAAGAAGACTTAAATCCTTTTATGATTGCAGTTTCTTTAAATCCAAATCATAAAATTGCAGAAGCTTTTTTTAGAAGCGGGATGGATATCAATTCCGTTATTAATCAAACTAGCCAATGGACCGTGTTAGATTACGCGGTAGCTAACAATCCTTCAGAGTTACTAGTTAAGTATTTGCTCGATCGAGGTGCTAATTTTAGACATGTAGATGCAAACGGTTACACCCCATTACTCCTGGCTGCGCAAAAAACCAGCAACCCTAAAGTGTTGGAAGTGTTGTTACGACATGCAAAAGATCAAAAATTGACAACCGATGATGGTTTTGATTGGCAATGTTTAGCAATTGCAACCAATTATAACTCTGCAACATTGCAATGGGTTATACAACAATTAAATAAAAAAACAGCTATTTGTCAAAGCCCATATTCAATTCTACAACATGCTGTAAAGTCAAATATAAATAGTGATGCGTTAACGTTTCTGTTACTACAGGGCTTTTCAATTCAAGAAAAAGATCCACTAAAAAGAAACCTACTTCACATAGCTTCTGCAAATAATTCTTCAAAAGAAGTGATTGAATCATTAGTAAAATTGGGCCTGGATTTACACGCTAAAGATATTGATGGGAATACTCCGTTAGCGCTTGCGGCTAGTTCAAATTTTAATCTTAATGTTATTATCTCCTTACTTCAAGCCGGTGCAAATCCCCAGATAGACAATAATAAACTTTATCGTCCGATTCAGCTTGCCTGCCAATCAAATAATCTTTATGCGCTGACAGCATTAGTTAAATCAGGTGATGATGTAAAAATAGTTACTAAAAAAGAAAAGTGGAATTTAGCTCATATCCTATCTAATTCAAGTAGTGACACTTCTTTATTTAAAGTATTAAAAGAAGTTGGTGTAGATTTTGATGAAAAAGATATTATTGGTAATACGCCATTGCATTTAGTTGCAATGAACAGTCGCGATATTCAAATAGCAAAATTCTTGATTCAATCTGGAGTCCAAATTGAAGCAACTAATTCAGTTGGTTACACACCCCTGCATACCGCGGCTCGATATGGGCCAAATTCCAGTGTGCTTGAATATTTAATAAGTATTGGTGTAAAACAAAATAAAAAAGAAAGTGAGTCATTGGCGACACCACTGCTACTGGCCGCTAGATACAATTCAAACCCTGTCATGGTGCTGGTTTTATCTAGAGATAAAAATATGAAAGCAATCAATGATGCTGATGGGAATAGTGCATTGCACTTGTCTGCCAGATACAATCCTTCTTTAGAAGTTTTGAACGCGTTACTTGAGAGTGAATTTTCAGTAGATCAAGAAAATAACCAAGGCTGGACTCCGTTGGAGTATGCATCTCTGTATAGTAGCTCGATAGTTATGATTGAAACTATGTTGCAAAAATCAAAAAATTTAAAGAAACTAAGTCCAAATGGAAAAACCTTACTTGAATTGTTAAAAAATAATTCAAGAATTCCACTTAACTTAGAAAGTTTAGAAAAATATCTTAAGTAG
- the glpD gene encoding glycerol-3-phosphate dehydrogenase: MTDTALQVDLVILGGGIIGAGVARDAAGRGIKTALIDCNDIASGTSSYSSKLLHGGIRYLENFHFSLVKESLSERTILQNIAPHLCWQSEFRIPWRKNGRSRLLLRTGIAIYDYLAGATNNTPKGRYVTKTQWDKENPNLRTDIQCGFGYGDCRTNDARLVVENVLSAKQHGALIYTYTTCVSVEQKYDHWVLTFVDEQKRKIVIKSLVVLQATGPWIKNQSDLNPLHAYAPERLPELVKGSHIVVPALYQGDHSYLLMNYDGRVVFVIPFEDSFSLIGTTELPFAHEPRECKIETQEIEYLLEIVGKYFLYKPKSSDILWSFSGVRALLPSSKTMRDASREYFYERKEYRRTWWCNVYGGKLTSYRLVSESIVNDIAQALGNTQLTWTKDVALPGSESYPKQESKADILEIYKKRYYWLPVEVLDRWLHVYGSRIGLLLNHCTSIKDLGKEIAPGVFAKELAYVVNHEHVKKAEDYLYRRSRMFLYLNSDECKKIEDEIDRLQH; encoded by the coding sequence ATGACTGATACAGCGCTGCAAGTCGATTTAGTGATTTTAGGGGGCGGCATAATTGGTGCTGGTGTGGCCAGAGACGCTGCTGGAAGAGGGATAAAAACCGCTTTAATAGACTGCAATGATATAGCATCTGGAACAAGTTCATATAGTTCTAAATTATTACATGGCGGCATACGCTATTTAGAAAATTTTCATTTTTCATTAGTAAAAGAAAGTCTTAGTGAGAGAACTATACTTCAAAATATTGCTCCTCATTTATGTTGGCAAAGCGAATTTAGAATTCCTTGGCGAAAAAATGGCCGTTCAAGGTTACTGCTTAGAACTGGAATAGCTATATATGATTATCTTGCCGGCGCCACTAACAACACACCAAAAGGCAGGTATGTTACGAAAACGCAATGGGATAAAGAAAATCCTAACCTACGTACTGATATTCAATGTGGTTTTGGTTATGGAGATTGTCGTACCAATGACGCTCGGTTAGTGGTGGAAAATGTTTTAAGCGCCAAACAACATGGTGCGTTGATCTATACCTATACCACATGTGTATCTGTTGAGCAAAAATATGACCACTGGGTACTTACATTTGTTGATGAGCAAAAAAGAAAAATAGTAATTAAATCTTTAGTAGTGCTTCAAGCAACTGGACCATGGATAAAAAACCAATCGGATCTTAACCCCCTGCATGCCTACGCTCCAGAACGACTACCAGAACTTGTTAAAGGTAGCCACATTGTAGTTCCCGCGCTGTACCAAGGTGATCACAGTTATTTACTTATGAATTATGATGGAAGGGTGGTGTTTGTTATTCCATTTGAAGATTCTTTTTCATTAATTGGTACAACTGAGTTGCCCTTTGCTCATGAACCACGAGAGTGCAAAATAGAAACCCAAGAAATTGAATATCTTTTAGAAATTGTTGGAAAATATTTTTTATATAAACCAAAATCATCTGACATACTGTGGAGTTTTAGTGGTGTCAGGGCTTTACTACCTTCAAGCAAAACCATGCGTGATGCTTCACGAGAATACTTTTATGAGCGTAAAGAGTATCGCCGTACATGGTGGTGCAATGTGTATGGTGGAAAACTAACTAGCTATCGCTTAGTAAGTGAAAGTATTGTAAATGATATTGCACAAGCATTAGGAAATACACAGCTTACTTGGACTAAGGATGTGGCCTTACCTGGAAGTGAGAGTTACCCAAAACAAGAAAGCAAAGCAGATATTTTGGAAATATATAAAAAAAGATATTATTGGCTTCCAGTTGAAGTATTGGATAGATGGTTGCATGTATATGGTTCAAGAATTGGGTTACTGCTCAATCATTGTACTTCTATCAAAGATCTAGGTAAAGAAATTGCTCCAGGTGTGTTTGCAAAAGAACTAGCCTATGTAGTAAACCATGAGCATGTAAAAAAGGCCGAAGATTATTTGTATAGAAGATCAAGAATGTTTCTATATCTAAATAGTGACGAATGTAAAAAAATTGAAGACGAGATTGATAGACTACAACATTGA
- a CDS encoding SDR family oxidoreductase, producing MEQEFQLTNQYPSLKGKKVFITGGGTGIGSYLSEHFCAQGSLVSFIGVSKEVGTAHAKKLSSTYNTYCSFAPCDVRNIEQLQSSLEVATKLMGGLDIIINNSGNDERHTIEEVTPDYWDNCLNINLRPHFFTMQKALSLFPEQGGVIINMGSIGWMRGRTGIVCYTTSKGAIHALTRTMARELGVKNIRVNSVVPGAIVTPKQKALWLTPELDKMFIDLQCLKFRLTPNDVAALTLFLTSDDARAIAGQSYVVDGGIV from the coding sequence ATGGAACAAGAATTTCAATTAACTAACCAATATCCAAGTCTAAAAGGGAAAAAAGTTTTTATAACTGGTGGTGGTACGGGTATTGGAAGTTATCTTTCCGAGCATTTTTGTGCACAAGGCTCACTTGTTTCATTCATTGGGGTGAGTAAAGAGGTTGGGACGGCACATGCCAAAAAGCTTTCTTCTACCTACAACACATATTGTTCATTTGCTCCCTGCGATGTAAGAAATATTGAACAACTACAATCAAGTCTTGAAGTTGCGACAAAATTGATGGGGGGACTTGATATTATTATAAACAACTCTGGAAATGATGAAAGACATACAATTGAAGAAGTTACACCCGATTATTGGGATAATTGTTTAAACATAAACTTACGGCCACATTTTTTTACCATGCAAAAAGCCTTATCTTTATTTCCCGAACAAGGAGGAGTGATAATTAATATGGGTTCTATTGGATGGATGAGAGGTAGAACCGGCATCGTATGCTACACCACTTCCAAAGGCGCAATCCATGCACTAACACGAACAATGGCGAGAGAATTAGGAGTTAAAAATATTAGAGTAAATTCAGTTGTTCCTGGTGCAATTGTAACTCCAAAACAAAAAGCGCTTTGGCTCACTCCCGAATTAGACAAAATGTTCATAGATCTTCAGTGTCTTAAATTTAGACTGACCCCGAATGATGTTGCCGCACTAACATTGTTTTTAACTTCAGATGACGCTCGTGCCATTGCTGGTCAAAGTTATGTTGTAGATGGTGGGATAGTTTAA
- a CDS encoding ABC transporter permease has protein sequence MKSSIATHISDYFYYRTTVSVFLLLTPVILWVGIIYGGSLLSMLSLSFFSTDPFTGSINYTLTMQNFIDIVTIKTHKEIILRTVIFSTLVTICAALIAIPLGYTFVFLTPNKFKPFIFLAILLPLWSSYLVRVYAWKLILAKEGVITWLSEKTHTESILQGVLDIPIIGGNSLSFSYIGTFLVFLYLWLPFMILPIIASIERIPKNVLQASWDLGANQWKTFLKVVIPLIIPGIVAGSIFTFSLTLGDYITPQIVGNSRPLIGQYIYILQTSNGNIPLAAAFSFIPIIVMGVYLIIAKRLGAFDAL, from the coding sequence ATGAAATCTTCAATAGCTACTCATATTTCAGACTACTTCTACTACCGAACCACAGTATCTGTTTTTCTATTACTAACTCCAGTTATACTCTGGGTAGGGATTATTTATGGTGGTTCGTTACTTTCTATGTTAAGTTTAAGTTTTTTTAGCACTGATCCTTTCACAGGTTCAATAAATTACACATTGACAATGCAGAATTTTATTGATATCGTTACAATTAAAACTCATAAGGAAATAATTTTACGAACTGTTATTTTTTCTACATTAGTTACGATTTGCGCGGCGCTCATTGCCATTCCGCTTGGATACACTTTTGTGTTTCTCACTCCTAATAAATTTAAACCATTTATTTTTTTAGCCATATTGCTACCATTATGGTCAAGTTACTTAGTGCGTGTTTACGCTTGGAAATTAATCCTCGCTAAGGAAGGAGTCATCACATGGCTCTCAGAAAAAACCCATACCGAATCAATACTGCAAGGTGTTCTAGATATTCCAATAATTGGTGGAAACTCACTTTCATTTAGTTACATCGGTACTTTCCTAGTTTTTCTTTATTTATGGCTACCTTTTATGATTTTGCCAATTATCGCCTCAATAGAACGAATTCCCAAAAATGTCCTTCAAGCTTCTTGGGACCTAGGTGCCAATCAATGGAAGACTTTTTTAAAAGTAGTCATACCACTAATTATCCCTGGTATTGTAGCTGGATCAATATTCACATTTTCACTTACACTCGGAGACTATATCACCCCTCAAATTGTCGGAAACTCAAGACCATTAATTGGCCAATACATCTATATTCTGCAAACCTCTAATGGAAACATACCTCTTGCCGCGGCATTTTCCTTCATACCTATCATTGTGATGGGGGTATATTTAATTATCGCTAAAAGATTAGGTGCTTTTGATGCGCTTTGA
- a CDS encoding SMP-30/gluconolactonase/LRE family protein → MTKFELLVPTHCTLGESPRWDEINNLVYWIDILECKIHCYYEKTGKHTSYVLPEPIGCLVLDKKGGLILALKSGIYYLESFNHTPQLIATSPEIHLKDNRFNDGRCDARGRLLIGTIYPPKDKGGANCYSFDFVTNTFKLIQDDLMTANGIAFSLDNQTLYLADTPRHCIYSYNYNLVSGTVSNKKIFAKFQDGKGRPDGASIDSDNYYWTALYDGKRIVRLSPLGEIAESYDFPCQSPTMVAFGGKNLKTMFVTCVGENGKSGLYCYESPFTGVVEWRCNGTRISIN, encoded by the coding sequence ATGACAAAATTTGAATTACTAGTACCCACCCATTGCACCCTTGGAGAAAGTCCAAGATGGGATGAAATTAATAACTTAGTTTATTGGATTGATATACTAGAATGTAAAATTCATTGCTATTATGAAAAAACTGGTAAGCACACTTCGTATGTTTTACCTGAACCTATTGGATGTTTAGTCTTAGACAAAAAAGGTGGTTTGATACTTGCACTAAAAAGTGGAATTTACTATCTTGAATCTTTTAATCACACTCCACAATTAATCGCAACTTCTCCCGAAATACATCTCAAAGACAACCGATTTAATGACGGTAGGTGTGATGCGAGGGGAAGGCTTTTGATTGGCACCATATACCCACCAAAAGATAAAGGAGGTGCGAATTGCTACTCTTTTGATTTTGTTACTAATACCTTTAAACTAATACAAGATGATTTAATGACGGCAAACGGAATAGCTTTTAGTTTAGATAATCAGACCTTGTATTTAGCTGACACACCTCGACATTGTATTTATTCCTATAATTACAATCTGGTTAGCGGGACTGTTAGTAACAAAAAAATATTCGCAAAATTTCAAGATGGAAAAGGAAGGCCAGATGGCGCTTCTATTGATAGTGATAATTATTATTGGACTGCGCTTTATGATGGAAAAAGAATTGTTAGATTATCTCCATTAGGTGAAATCGCAGAGTCTTATGATTTTCCTTGTCAGTCCCCAACCATGGTTGCTTTCGGAGGAAAAAACTTAAAAACTATGTTTGTCACTTGTGTAGGTGAAAACGGAAAAAGTGGATTATATTGTTATGAAAGTCCCTTTACGGGAGTAGTAGAATGGAGATGCAATGGAACAAGAATTTCAATTAACTAA
- a CDS encoding ABC transporter ATP-binding protein — protein MNTAVCFEQVYKKYNSHEAISGVSFSVQEGEFFSLLGPSGSGKTTCLKLIAGFEQPSNGSIKIFEQDIKNIPPYRRPLNTVFQDYALFPHLTVLENVAFGLMVRSVSKSKRESQALETLELVKLNGYANKKPHELSGGQRQRVALARVLILKPKILLLDEPLGALDLKLREEMQLELTQLHRNLNICFIYVTHDQGEALSMSNRIAVFNKGTIEQIAIPKALYNSPSNEFVAKFIGISTIIPSPFAIKHNLPPATYLLRPEQIFVTKSPSQLSPDFIQLKAEIDTINYQGRTTQILCHVENILFKLEAPSNIPIALQDTIYFYWNKNHMHKISVAS, from the coding sequence ATGAACACCGCTGTATGCTTTGAGCAGGTATATAAAAAATATAACTCGCATGAAGCTATCAGCGGTGTTTCTTTTTCAGTACAAGAGGGTGAATTTTTTAGTTTACTCGGCCCCTCAGGATCAGGCAAAACTACTTGTTTAAAATTAATTGCTGGTTTTGAACAGCCTAGCAATGGTAGTATTAAAATTTTTGAACAAGATATAAAAAACATACCACCGTATCGCAGACCTCTCAATACAGTATTTCAAGATTACGCATTATTCCCTCACTTGACCGTTTTGGAAAATGTAGCATTTGGATTAATGGTGCGATCAGTTTCAAAATCTAAAAGAGAATCACAAGCTTTAGAAACTCTTGAATTAGTAAAATTAAATGGGTATGCGAATAAAAAACCACATGAGCTATCTGGTGGTCAACGTCAACGCGTTGCACTTGCTAGAGTCCTAATTCTCAAACCAAAGATATTATTACTTGATGAACCACTCGGTGCGCTTGATTTAAAATTGCGTGAGGAAATGCAACTAGAACTAACACAATTACATCGCAATCTAAATATTTGTTTCATTTATGTAACTCACGATCAAGGTGAGGCGCTTTCAATGAGTAATCGAATTGCGGTTTTTAATAAAGGCACTATTGAACAAATCGCAATACCTAAGGCACTTTACAATTCCCCTAGCAATGAGTTTGTAGCTAAATTTATTGGTATTTCAACTATTATCCCCTCACCATTTGCAATAAAACACAATTTGCCCCCAGCTACGTATCTTTTACGGCCAGAACAAATATTCGTCACTAAGTCTCCTTCACAACTATCTCCAGATTTTATTCAACTAAAAGCAGAAATAGATACCATTAACTACCAAGGTAGAACTACTCAAATTCTTTGCCATGTGGAAAATATCTTATTTAAATTGGAAGCCCCCTCAAACATTCCCATCGCATTACAAGATACTATTTATTTTTATTGGAATAAAAACCACATGCACAAGATTTCTGTCGCTTCATGA
- a CDS encoding gamma-aminobutyraldehyde dehydrogenase yields MLIGASLEVGAGQEEMIYNPRNGSVIVKIAEASNEQVDRAVEAASHAFQTWSHTTPAERSLLLLKLADAIERNLVDYASLESLNCGKPSERMRQDEMPAIIDCFRFFAGACRTMIASPAGEYLQGYTSMLRRDPIGVVGSIAPWNYPLQMVAWKIAPAVATGNTIVVKPSEQTPLTALLLAKEISSIFPPGVINIITGRGEQVGSQLVSHPKVDMVSLTGDVHTGKKILQLVSSTIKKTHLELGGKAPVIVLDDADISQFAESIKTFGYYNSGQDCTAACRIYAQKNIYKQVVQELATKVKTIQYNKSDDSKNDIGPLISAKQQERVSGFVERAKASNHMEVVTGGSKVQGTGYYFEPTVIAGALPNDEIVKREVFGPVVTVTEYETVEQAIQWANQSEYGLSSSVWGSDIGKALFVASRLRFGCSWVNTHFLLATEMPHGGMKQSGYGKDLSMYALEDYTVLRHIMIKL; encoded by the coding sequence ATGCTGATTGGTGCTTCGCTTGAAGTAGGCGCTGGGCAAGAAGAAATGATTTATAATCCACGCAATGGATCTGTGATTGTTAAGATAGCTGAGGCTAGCAACGAACAGGTTGATAGAGCGGTTGAGGCGGCATCACATGCATTTCAAACATGGTCTCATACTACTCCTGCCGAAAGGAGTTTGCTCTTATTAAAGCTTGCGGATGCTATTGAAAGAAATTTAGTTGATTATGCCTCACTGGAATCTTTAAATTGTGGTAAGCCAAGTGAAAGAATGCGGCAAGACGAAATGCCTGCGATAATTGATTGTTTTAGATTTTTTGCTGGAGCCTGTAGAACTATGATTGCCAGTCCTGCAGGAGAATATTTACAAGGATATACTTCCATGCTAAGGAGAGATCCAATTGGAGTAGTAGGTTCAATAGCGCCATGGAACTATCCTCTACAGATGGTAGCATGGAAAATAGCTCCAGCAGTCGCAACTGGAAATACCATAGTGGTCAAACCTTCAGAACAGACCCCCCTTACTGCCTTATTATTAGCTAAAGAAATTTCCTCTATTTTTCCACCCGGCGTTATAAATATCATTACTGGAAGAGGCGAGCAGGTTGGCAGTCAATTAGTTTCACATCCTAAAGTTGATATGGTTTCTTTAACTGGAGATGTTCACACTGGAAAAAAAATTCTTCAGTTGGTGTCTTCTACGATCAAAAAAACTCATTTAGAGTTAGGGGGCAAGGCACCGGTAATAGTGCTTGATGACGCTGATATATCTCAATTTGCTGAATCAATCAAAACCTTCGGTTATTATAACAGTGGCCAAGATTGTACCGCGGCTTGTAGAATTTATGCGCAGAAAAATATATACAAACAAGTGGTGCAAGAGTTGGCTACAAAAGTAAAAACTATTCAATATAATAAATCAGATGATTCAAAAAATGATATTGGACCTTTAATTTCTGCAAAACAACAAGAGCGAGTATCTGGTTTTGTTGAAAGAGCTAAGGCCAGTAATCATATGGAAGTAGTCACAGGCGGTTCAAAAGTTCAAGGCACAGGTTATTATTTTGAACCAACGGTCATTGCGGGAGCTTTACCAAATGATGAGATAGTTAAGCGAGAAGTATTTGGGCCGGTAGTAACTGTTACAGAATATGAAACGGTTGAGCAGGCAATTCAATGGGCTAACCAATCCGAATATGGTTTATCATCTTCAGTTTGGGGTAGTGATATTGGTAAAGCATTGTTTGTAGCGAGTAGGCTCAGATTCGGTTGCTCGTGGGTTAATACTCATTTTTTACTTGCTACCGAAATGCCACATGGTGGAATGAAGCAATCAGGGTACGGAAAGGACTTATCAATGTATGCTTTAGAGGACTATACCGTACTAAGACATATCATGATCAAGCTCTAA
- a CDS encoding ABC transporter permease: MRFDKILLIFFSFCGLCFLLVPFSFIILYAFSPNEKTFDFPIAEYTTKWFSIIVARSDVWNAVSLSFTVAFFATLLALIIGTMTSIAVSRYKFFGRENFSLLLILPIALPGIITGIALRSSITILEIPFSTFTIVLGHATFTIVVIYNNVIARLRRLHPNCLEASYDLGANIFQAFFFVLLPQMYSALFAGAMLAFALSFDEIIVTTFTAGQQTTLPIWMLDQLIRPRQKPITNVVAIFIILFTIIPIIYSFRILNKHA; this comes from the coding sequence ATGCGCTTTGATAAAATATTGTTAATATTTTTTTCATTTTGCGGACTTTGTTTCTTGCTGGTTCCATTTTCTTTTATCATTTTGTATGCGTTTAGCCCCAATGAGAAAACATTTGATTTTCCTATTGCTGAGTACACCACAAAATGGTTTTCCATAATAGTTGCACGATCTGACGTATGGAACGCAGTTTCGCTCTCTTTTACTGTGGCGTTTTTTGCAACATTACTTGCACTTATTATTGGAACTATGACTTCAATTGCAGTTTCAAGATACAAATTTTTTGGCAGAGAAAATTTTTCGCTTCTTTTAATACTTCCAATTGCGCTTCCTGGCATTATCACTGGAATCGCACTGCGATCTTCAATCACCATCTTGGAAATACCCTTTTCTACTTTTACGATAGTACTTGGGCATGCTACATTCACCATAGTAGTTATTTATAACAATGTTATAGCCAGACTTAGAAGACTGCACCCTAATTGTTTAGAGGCCTCATATGATCTTGGTGCTAATATATTTCAAGCCTTCTTTTTTGTATTGCTTCCACAAATGTACTCTGCGCTGTTCGCTGGAGCTATGTTAGCTTTTGCACTTTCTTTTGATGAGATTATTGTTACCACTTTTACAGCAGGTCAACAAACTACACTTCCGATTTGGATGTTAGACCAACTTATTCGACCACGGCAAAAACCAATCACCAATGTCGTGGCAATATTTATAATCTTATTTACAATTATTCCTATTATCTATTCTTTTCGAATATTAAATAAACATGCTTAG